GCCGAAAGCAAATCCGAGCTGCAATTTTACATTCTCAAGCAGGGTGCAAAGAAGGAAGATTAATATGCTGATCAATATAAAAGCGAACAAATAGTCCTTTCTGCGCGTGACAGGATAATACAATACCCTGACTATAAGAAGCACCATGATCATATTCAATCCAAACCGAAGCATCAATTCGGTAAGGTTGCTGATATGAATGATATCCAGTCCCAAAAAAGTGAAATCCTCTATTTTAAGCAGATAATTCAACATGACTTAATTTATTAATGAGGTTTACGGTATGCTTGAAATTGTTGATTTTCGGGGTCCTGTTTAATAATGAAACTCCAAGGCAGTATTTGCTGAATGATTCAGGATGCAGGCCGTATTGCCGCAATGCTTTAAAAATCAAACTTTGGCGACTGGCTTTACTTTGCTTCACTTCAATAATAACAAGGTCAGTGAGCCTTACTTTATTGGTATTGTCATTAAATACAAGGTTAAAGTCAACTGTTACCCTTTCGCTGAAATTATAATCCACAAGAGTAAAACGATTAAACCGGTTGGTAAGAATTATACTCAGGTCATCGGGATGGTATGGAGTTGCATTTTTCACAAAACTTCCGAAATCCTGATCGTTGGTATGAATCTGAATTCGTTCTTTTTTAACCCGACCTTTATTATTCTTGAACTTTACTTCAATGAATTTTATAGCTGATTCAACGTATTCGCGCTGCCGTACCTTATAACGGTTTGGCCTGCCGTTATGGTGGTCAAAATACATATTCAGGCCGGGTGTGTCAAAATAATCCGTCTGGTAATTAAAGGCCTTCATTTCTTTAATTGTAAGGACATAATAACCTGAAGAAAGGCATTGCAGGATAGCAGGCAAAGTGCAGAAAGGAAGGACGAATTTACTGTCGATACGGTCCATGAGTTTAACCTGGTCCATTTCGGACAGCGATACCGGCTTAAATTCCCTGACTAAATCGGTAACCGTGTCAAACAGATTATCCTCCACTATGCTATTTTAAAATAATGATATCCGGAAGTCTAACATCTTTGTTCCGGCCGGTGATCGTTACCTTCTGCATGACAGCAATTTTATGCTGGGTAGGATAATAG
Above is a genomic segment from Bacteroidales bacterium containing:
- a CDS encoding polyphosphate polymerase domain-containing protein codes for the protein MEDNLFDTVTDLVREFKPVSLSEMDQVKLMDRIDSKFVLPFCTLPAILQCLSSGYYVLTIKEMKAFNYQTDYFDTPGLNMYFDHHNGRPNRYKVRQREYVESAIKFIEVKFKNNKGRVKKERIQIHTNDQDFGSFVKNATPYHPDDLSIILTNRFNRFTLVDYNFSERVTVDFNLVFNDNTNKVRLTDLVIIEVKQSKASRQSLIFKALRQYGLHPESFSKYCLGVSLLNRTPKINNFKHTVNLINKLSHVELSA